The genomic window GGTTCCCCGCGATTTTTTCGTGGGGGTGGCGGATGGCTTGCGTCAGCGTGGGGTGACGGTGACGGTGGCATCCGGTAATTTCTGGCCGGAGCGGGAGCGCAAACGTCCGGCGGAGGTGGAGGCGATTCGCCAGGCACTTGCCATGACCGGGCGGGCGATGCAAGCTGGGATTGGCCTGATTATTGCTTCGGATATAGGAGAGGATGGTTGGCTCCATTTGGATGGCGCGCCGCTCACCAGTGAACGGGTGCGGGCGCGGATCAACAGCCATCTGGTGGCGGAAGGGGCCATGCCCCGGAATACCATCGTGGCGGGTGGTCCCCAGGGGGCGGACCCGCATGAAATGGGTTCGGGTCCCTTGCTGGCGCACTGGCCGATCATTCTGGATGTGTTTCCGCGCGTGGAAGAGAGCGGCTACTGGGGTGACATGTCCCGTACCGTCTGTCGCGGCAAACCCACGGATCGGGTGCGGCAGGCGTGGGAGGCTGTGCGCCAGGCACAGGAGGTGGCCTTTTCCCGAATCCGACCCGGCGTTGCCAGCGAAGAGATCCATGCCGCCGTGAGCCAACATTTGACGGCAGCCGGATTTTTGACGGGTCCAACCCCGGATGGACGCCAGGGAGGTTTTTTCCACGGTACCGGCCATGGTCTGGGTCTGGAGATTCACGAAGCGCCCCGGATTGGTACGAAAGGCCAGATTCTGGAAGTGGGCCATGTGGTGACTGTGGAACCAGGCCTTTATTATCCTGACATGGGTGGGGTGCGCCTGGAAGATGTCGTTGTCGTGGAGGAGGGGGGATGCCGGAATCTGACAGAGTTCCCCAAATATCTGGAGGTATGAAAGCGAAGACCTCTGGCAAGGTCGAGACGGTGCAATTTTAAATGTGCAAGGAAAGCACGGATCGCCCCAGGCAGAATTCATGCCGGGAGGGGATCGGAATGGAAGGACCATGAAAGCATCTCCCAACCGTGAACAGCAGGTATTTCTGATTGTTGGCGGGGTCATTTTTGGCTTGATCCTGGTCGTGGTGATCTACAACATGATCCAGGATCCGAAACAGACGGTGGTTGAAGAGGTTCGGCGTCCGCTCGTGGTGGCCCCGGCCAATCGGCCATCCGAGGATGCCAAGCGACCCTGGATCGAAACCGTCAAACCGGCACCGATTTTTGAAAACGCCCAAAATCAGGCCGGTACACCACCGGAACAGGCCGAAGCCCAGGCGACTGAAGGGGCGGCACCCGGAAGTGGCGGAGGTCCGGATCAGACGGCTGCCGTGCATCAGGCAGGTGGGGCCGGGCAGGGTGGAACACCACCTGTTGCGGCTGCCGTGGCACAGCACCCGGCCACAGCCAAAAAAGGGAACAAGGTGGCCCCCGGAGCGACCAGACCCGGCGGGGCAGCCGATCCCATTGGCACCTGGGCGGCACGGGAACAGGTGATGCCGGAACCGGAAGAGGGACCACCACCCAAGGCCAGGACACCCGCAGCGTCTGGCAAACCAACCCAGACGACACGGGAAACGGATCCACGACAGCAGCGCTCGACACACAACGACCCGGCAGCGGCCAAGGCTCCCAAGCCAACAGCAACTGCGCCAGCCCCGATGCCGCAACAGGCCAAGGCCTCTCCTCAGCCGGCGCAATCCCCCAGGGAAGAAACTGCGGATGCCACCGGTGGCTATACGGTGCAGTTGGGATCCTTCAGCAGCAGTGATCGGGCCAAGGCTGTTCAGGAAAAGGTGAAGAGTGTGGTGTTCGAGGGTCATGCCATGCCCCAGTTCCAAAAAGCCAATACCGTGAATGGTCAATCCCATTACCGGGTGCGGTTGGGACCTTTCGCCAGCCAGAAACAGGCCGAACTGGCAGCCCAGTTGGTCAAACGACAAACCGGATATGATGGCAAGGTACTCTCTCCGGGAAAATAATCGTTGCATGGCAGGGTATCCATCCCGGGATAAATAATCGTTGATCGGTGAACCGGCTGAATTGTAAATATCGCCACGAAGGGGTATGAATAACCCCTCCGTGGCGGTTTTGTTTTCTCTTTTGGATTATCTGTTGTTGAAGGGACACCTTGCAGAAGGGTTGGCAGATGGCAGAACTTGTGACAGAAGGAATTCAATATCGC from Magnetococcales bacterium includes these protein-coding regions:
- a CDS encoding aminopeptidase P family protein; protein product: MTGRLLYAAGENSADMFYATGMMTPDPFLFVQDASGRRHVVTSALEIDRTRRVSRVDEVHDWEPLRKRHIEEHPLSSPDMTDLIDRFLRQLGLREVLVPRDFFVGVADGLRQRGVTVTVASGNFWPERERKRPAEVEAIRQALAMTGRAMQAGIGLIIASDIGEDGWLHLDGAPLTSERVRARINSHLVAEGAMPRNTIVAGGPQGADPHEMGSGPLLAHWPIILDVFPRVEESGYWGDMSRTVCRGKPTDRVRQAWEAVRQAQEVAFSRIRPGVASEEIHAAVSQHLTAAGFLTGPTPDGRQGGFFHGTGHGLGLEIHEAPRIGTKGQILEVGHVVTVEPGLYYPDMGGVRLEDVVVVEEGGCRNLTEFPKYLEV
- a CDS encoding SPOR domain-containing protein, translating into MKASPNREQQVFLIVGGVIFGLILVVVIYNMIQDPKQTVVEEVRRPLVVAPANRPSEDAKRPWIETVKPAPIFENAQNQAGTPPEQAEAQATEGAAPGSGGGPDQTAAVHQAGGAGQGGTPPVAAAVAQHPATAKKGNKVAPGATRPGGAADPIGTWAAREQVMPEPEEGPPPKARTPAASGKPTQTTRETDPRQQRSTHNDPAAAKAPKPTATAPAPMPQQAKASPQPAQSPREETADATGGYTVQLGSFSSSDRAKAVQEKVKSVVFEGHAMPQFQKANTVNGQSHYRVRLGPFASQKQAELAAQLVKRQTGYDGKVLSPGK